In the genome of Lathyrus oleraceus cultivar Zhongwan6 chromosome 4, CAAS_Psat_ZW6_1.0, whole genome shotgun sequence, the window GTATTGGAGGAGAAGAACTACTTTCATATCATACTCACTTCATCAACATATATGGGAATCCTGAGAAAGCTTATCATAACTCCATAGCTGTAAGAGGAACTTCTGTTTATGTACTTGGTCCAACACATCTTGTTGTTTCTCGTCTTCTCCCTTGGAAAGAACGTATCTTGGTTTTGCGAAAAGCAGGTGACTGGATGGGTGCCTTGAACATGGCAATGACTCTTTACGATGGCCATGCTCATGGGGTTGTTGATCTACCTAGAACCTTGGATGCTATACATGAGGCTATAATGCCCTTCTTGGAGGAGTTGCTTACATCTTATGTTGACGAAGTGTTCTCCTATATTTCAGTGGCTTTCTGCAACCAAATTGGAAAACCTGATCAATCCAATGATTCAAATAGTAGAAGTAATCCAGTACACTCTGAAATAAAGGAACAATACACCCGGGTTGGTGGAGTTGCTGTTGAGTTTTGCTGTCATATAAAACGGACAGACATCCTTTTTGATAAAATTTTCTCCAAGTTCGTGGATGTTCATGTTCAACAGAGAGGTATTATTGTCTTTGCCTTCTGTGGTAGAATATTGTTTTGAGGGCTTCTCTTTTCTGTTGTCTTTTtgttatttaattatttaatcCCTAGTACCACCAGCTTTGATTATTTCTTTTTGTTAGCAACTTAGCATTATGTCTAATTAACTTTTCCAATTGGGGTTTCTATTAGCATTCATCTCATTTGACCATACATACCTTTTTAGGTGTGATTCTATAAATCTTTTCTTCAAGAGGTGCTACTCATATTTCTCTCATGCACTTTTTCCTGATTTTGTCCCACGTATTTTCATCTTTGAGGCATGGAACTGTTGCTTTTATTTACATTTTCTTGCCCATTTACCCAACATTCGGTAGATCAGAGATTATTAAGAATCTTGAACAGAATATAACTCAAtcctacaaaaccggttggtagagtgaggactgcccccacttataaacacatgttcaggccatatattgtccgacatgggactcttaacacccccctcacgcccaggactggacatctggagcgtggaaataaatggtgggtgcCCGATAGCGGAAACCTAATAGTAGGTGGTccaccggatcttaaacgaggctctgataccatgttaagaaatgtggttgggcctaactcaaccctacaaaaccggttggtagagtgaaaactgcccccacttataaacacatgttcagaccatatactgtccgatgtgggactcttaacaatTACAATCATGAAATGAAATTCTTTTACGTCTCATCAATTCATGACTGTCAAATAGTACTCCCTCTGTCCCAAAACGAGTGACTTAGCTGATCAATTCACACAAATTAAGAAAATTGTATTAATAAAAGATGATTGTACTACCTctgttttttttattataagtcatTTTGCCACCTGCACAGATATTAAGAAATGTAGTTATTGTTGtatgaaaaagagaaattatgaagTGTTTTACAAAATTAACCTTCAATAATGGTATGAGAAAGATAAATTAAAAGAATagaaagaagagagaataataaattCTTAAGGGTATATAAGGAAGAGGAGCATTCATGATTCATTGGTATTGTAAAACAACTTATAATTTGGTATAAACTTTTTTCCCTATTGACATATAGTAAAAAAACGAAGGGAGTAGCACTTTTATTAAAACGTTATTCATTTTGGGACAAATTATTTTACCAATAGATCACTCATTTAGTGACAAATTATTTTACCAATAGATCACTCATTTAGGGACGTAGGGAGTAATATGGATGTTATGCGCCAATTCCAAAACTTTTTTCCACAATTATGTTATTTAATTGACATGAACTATGAAGATGGAATGGCTTGTGGGGGAGTCTCTTACATTATTTATCTATGCTTTCCTTTTCCAATTTCAAATGTATATCAATGCAAGTACTTTGTAATTTTTTCCAGAAACATTTTTGGAGCTTCTGGAGCCATATATTTTGAAGGACATGCTTGGATCTCTACCTCCTGAGGTATTGGGTCATATTATGCTTTTTGTGGTAGTTGGATGATAGGTTATCTATATTAAAATTTTAGTTTCATCCTTACGATTTGTCTCTTTTTTTTCAAGATTATGCAAGAACTAGTAGAGTATTATAGCACTAAAGGGTGGTTACAGCGGGTTGAGCAATGTGTGCTTCACATGGATATTTCATCCTTGGATTTTAATCAGGTTACTGTTAGATCAATTGAAATATGTTTACTTTCCATTCAATTCTTTTATTCGCATAGCCGTTGTCTGATTTTTTTATGCTCTCTAGGTTGTTAGGTTATGCCGGGAGCATGGACTATATAGTGCTCTGGTGTATCTCTTTAATAAAGGATTAGATGATTTTAGAGCACCTCTTGAGGAGCTCTTTGCAGTTCTACAAAATAGCCAGAAGGAAAATGCTAAGGCACTTGGGTAAGCTGtttttctctttcatttattAGTCTTTGCTTTCTCTATATACGCGGATTACAGTTGACTGGTCAATGGAGAATGCCGATTTATGGACTTGTGAAATTTATGGATTTTGTTTGTATTCACACAGTAAACCAAAAAAGAAAATCAATTCTTTCTCTTTGGAGAAATTTATCTCTGAGAAGAGTAGCAGAATACAAATTGAGTTGGCGGCAGTTTCATTAACCTAAATAATGATGGGAATCTCTGTAAACATTCCTAATTCAGAGATATCTTCCCCATCCTCCGACCTCAAATGGGACAGGAAAAAATCAAGTTAATAAGGGCTCCTTACTactttttcaaataaaaaaagaAACATCATATGATAAATATGCTTGAACAGAActttatatatttattatatgCAACTTAACATCTGTTGACCTTATTTAAATCCAGTTCTGATCTCCCGGAATGGATTTTCTGATCTTCATAAGAAAATTCTAGACATTTATTCTAATAAGGAAATTGTACAATTATTCTGTGGCTCTCTCTCTCTAGCATGTATGTGAAAAATGAGAGCAGTTTATTCACTACATTTCTCAAAAGTGAAAATTGTTACATGTTAGTATTGTCTTAGCTTGACAGAAATAGCTAATTATGTATTTTTCTTCTCTTGTTTCTCCTTTAAACAGGTATAGAATGCTGGTTTATCTCAAGTACTGTTTTATAGGTCTTGCCTTTCCTCCAGGTATTTTTTTCCCAGATCTTCAtttgcttttatttattttctattttaaagGCATTTCAGTAATACTACGTTCAAATGATTCATCTATTGCATATAATTGTAGGCCATGGAACTATTCCGCCTACGCGGTTGCCATCTCTTAGAAAAGAACTTGTAGAGTTTTTGTTAGAGGATTCCAGTGCTATGAGATCACGGACTGCTTCAGATTCCGTGTCAAAGCAGCCTTACCTGAATCTATATCTTCTCTTAGAGTTAGACACCGAAGCTACATTAGATGTCCTCCGATGTGCTCTCATGGAAGATAAAATTTCAAATTCCAGCTCATCTTCACTGGATTCAGCTGACAAAGCCATTGATGAAGAAACCAAAGAAAATAATAATGTTACTGAAACTGAAAATATTTTGGTTCAGAATACAGTGGATGCTCTTATTCAGATAACTGATATGAATGTTGCTCCATCGGATACAACCTCTAGTAGTGGTGATGACAGATTAACAAAAGAGTGGCTTTCAAATGGCAAAGGTTGTCTGTTTGAGTTCATTGCATATTATGTTGCTCGCCAAAGAGCTAAAGTTTCAAAGGGCATGCTTTGTCGAATATTGGAATATCTGACATTGGATAATCACTTTTTAGCTAATGTTTCTTCTCATAGTTCAACTCCAAAGAATAGAGAGAAGCAAGTGCTTGCACTTCTGGAAGTAGTTCCTGAGTCCGATTGGGATGTTCCATTTTTGCTAGACCTATGTGAGAGCGCCAAATATTATCAGGTAGGTACATTGCCAATTTAGTGATACTATCTTTTGAAGCATAGCGGTACTACTACTAAGTACTGATATTTGATATTATTTAGTTAAGTGATTTTACTAACTCTTTTGTTGGGTTTTAGGTTTGTGGTTTGATTCATTCCATCAGACATGAGTATGTGGCTGCATTGGATAGCTATATGAAGGATGTAGATGAGCCTGTTCATGCCTTCTCCTTTATCAATAAAGCATTCTCACAGTTGATTGGCAATGACCATGCTGCTATTCGATCAGCAGTCCTATCTCGAATTCCTGAATTGGTTGAACTAAGCAGGTAATCCTCTTTATTACCTATAATCGAGTTAGAGTCTTTTGGCAGGTTATATGgcatttatgattttttttcttccATTTATGTAACCCAATATTCTTCATTTACATATGCTATTTTCTATTGCTCATAGGGAAGGTGCATTCCATATAGTTACCAGACATTTTACTGATGAAAGTTCCCATATCATCACTAAACTTCAGTCTCATCCAAGAAGTCTTTTCCTTTATTTAAAGACACTCATCGAGCTTCATTTATTTGGCACCCTAGACTTGTCTAATTTGACAAAGGATGTTATTACAGACCCCCTTAATGGAAAGCAGGATAAGGATCTCCCACAAGGAATCCATGATTACTTAGAAAATATATCCGATTTCCCCAAGTATATGCGTGAAAATCCTAGTCATGTGCCTGATGATCTTATTGAGCTTTACCTAGAGGTGAGTTTTTGCACTATTGTTTTTGCGTAGGCTGTTTATTTCTCATGCTATCTAGAACTAATTTGATTGTTAAGGCGTAGTGTAATGTGTTTCTTGTTGTTCTTGGGATGTGTCATGTGCCAATTTATGTTTCTTTAGGATTGGGCTTTATTAATGCGTTTTAGCTCCTTGTCCTCTCGtgtttgataaaaaaaattaattgatGGAGTTCATTGTTGTAGTTTAAGCCAATTCTGATGTTTTGATTTTGCAGCGGTTATGCCAGTATGAACGGGGTTCAGTTCTAAAGTTTCTAGAAATGTTTGATAGCTATCGTGTGGAACATTGTTTACACCTGTGCCAAGAATATGGCATTGTAGATGCTGCTGCTTTCTTATTGGAAAGGGTTGGTGATGTTGGTAGTGCTCTTTCACTTACACTTTCTGATCTGAATGATAAATTTGTTGAGCTTGATGCTGCCGTGGAAGCTGTAGTGTTAAACCATCCCAAGCTTGATTCTTCCCATATGGAAGTATTCAACACTGTTTTAAGAACAAAAGAGGTTTGTATATATGTTCTTGGTGTTATAACATTTTAGTGAAGTTACAAAGatgcatgtttgttttgatgGGTGTACAGTGCATGTATGTTTTGCATGTATTACGTGATCTAACCTTTTTAATGGCTACAAATCCAATAGGTGAATGTCATGTATGATTTGTTGCATGCCTGTATCGGTCTGTGTCAGCGGAATACCCCTCGGCTAAATCCTGAGGAGTCAGAGGCACATTGGTTTACATTACTTGACTCGTAAGTTAAATATCACCATGCATTTTCTTTCACACTTATTTATTAGTTTATTTGTAGCTTAATTACACGAGTTTTATAATAATCATGATGTTACAAATATACTTGTATGATTTATAGCTGATAATAATATTCATGTTACAAATATACTTTCTTTTCATACAGGTTTTGTGACCCATTGATGGATTCATATGTTGAAGAGAGAGCACAtgaaagaaaaaattattttgGCGTACTAGCTGGATCAGCAGATTCACAACTGGACAAAGACACCTATAAAAGCAGTTGGAAGATTTCAAAGTCCCGAAATGGTGATCTCTTGAGAAAATTGTTATCTCAATTCATTAAAGAGATTGTTGAGGGAATGATAGGTTATGTTCACCTGCCAGCTATCATGTCCAAACTCTTGTCTGATAATGGTAGTCAAGAATTTGGATATTTTAAACTTACCATATTGGGGATGCTGGGAACATATGGCTTTGAAAGAAGAATTCTGGTAAGATAAACTTGTTCATTTTGGtttctttaatattttaaatttgaTTCACTCGTAAATATTTGGCTGGTTCAGCTCATGAACTATTAGTCACAGCTCGGCTTTTTCAGTGCATTTCGgttcaatttttttatttataacAGTCCTTGTTTTAGTATTGCATGGAATATCTAGAGTTTTTATAGACAAATTAATATCTCTCTTCTctcttcttttcttcttcttcaagGATTTCTTGTTTTTCCCTgattttcttctcttttttctCATTCTTCACTTAGGATGCTGCGAAATCCTTGATAGAGGATGATACATTCTATACTATGAGTTTACTCAAGAAAGGAGCCTCCCATGGATTCGCTCCCAAGAGTTCAGTGTGCTGTATTTGTAATTGCCTCCTTACAAAGAACTCAGTCACCACCGGAATCAGAATTTTCAACTGTGGCCATGCAATTCATCTCCACTGTGAAGCCTCTGAAGTCGAGTCATCAAGCAAAGGATCTTCATCCGGATGCCCTGTATGCATGCCTAACCAAAAACCCCAGAAGTCTAGAAACAAATCAATCGTTACAGAGAATGGTTTGGTCAATAGATTCTCACCAAGGCACCAACACCCTCCTTATGGAAGTACGATTCATCATCATGACAGCGATTTATCAGAAAATATGTATGGAGGACAACAACAGATATCACGGGTAAAATACAAACAAACCTCTACAAACAAACATACTTTTTCATATTGTTTAGTTGGAGAGGAATGAAGGAGAGGGAAGATATTTTTATGAATCTTTCTTATTTGGTTCAACATTTTGACTTCTTGCCATATTGTTTGTTTGTGCAGTTTGAGATCTTGAGCAGCTTGCAGAAAAATCAAAGATTTATGCAATTCGAAAATTTGCCTCCATTGAGGCTTGCCCCACCTGCTGTGTACCATGAAAAGGTAAGTAAAGTAGCACACTATCAGACCGGAGAAAGTAGCAACAGTTCTGCAATTATAGAGAAAAATAGTCGTCACAAACAAAACCGGGAGCTGAGAGTTAGAGGTTCTTCGATTCGTTTTCCTTTGAAATCAAGTTTTTTTGGTGAGTAATGTTATTATTCAAGAAAAATTTGGTTCTATGTATGTGCTTAATTCTGACACAAGGGAAATAATGCATATCTGCAGGCAAGGAAAAGACGAATAAGCGATGACATAACTGTTTCATGAGAACAAGAAATCAAGCAATAACAACTAACTAACTGTACAGGCTAACAGAAGATACCTCTCTATTAGGAGATTTGATGTATCTCAATCCATTATTATTCTTTTTGTATCTTACTCTAGTTTTTGTATATGTATGTATATAAGTTATATGCAGAAGGTTGTGTATCTGTACAATAGAAAACCGATTCTAATGAGTTGATTCACTCAGACATTTTTGCATGtcatttttgttttaaacaatattAATAAAAACCTCATTCTCTTTCTTCTTCATACTATGCAACTATTACGAGGTAACCGTGAATTTGAATTTAAGATTTTCTATTTATTGATACTTAAAAGTGTGGGAATCAAATTACCTAACAATTTGACAAAAACAAATCATTTGATATACAAAATTACTATTGGAGGTGCAAGAAGTATGGACTCATTTTCAACCTATAAATAATGGACTCATTTGTCACATATAGTTTTGAATATAATATTTAATAAATTAGTAAAACCCAATGTTATTATCAAAATTGTAATATTATATTGAACAATAAATAATTTTTCTATTtgttattaaaaaaaattgattataTATATGAAATTGTAGGATAAAATGGGGTCAAATTACTCATTCAGTTTATAGTTCGAAAATGTGGCTAGCTAAATTATTTGCATTGCCAGTTTACAGTTTTCCTTTTTCTTTATTCACAATCATAAACTATTAAACTATATAGGAAGAATTAAAAAAATCAATATAAAGAAGGGCCCAACCGGGTTCGAACCGGTGACCTCTTGATCTGCAGTCAAATGCTCTACCACTGAGCTATGGACCCTTTGGTGTTTAGTACGTGAGTTGTTACGTTACCTATTCAATAGCATAACGGCAGCTAAGAAGAATCACACGATCATTCCACTCCACTCCATTGAGCTTTAGACATTCCATTCACCTAAGAAAAGTTAAAAAAGCTTTTTGTTTGAGTTATGAACATCTTAAGAAATTTGTGGCAATTCTTTCATAAAATATTATTGCAACGATTCTATGAAGAGCGTATCACACAGTTTTGAAGCATAATATAACAAAGGAAATAGAACAAATATTTTATAAAGTAAGTCCGTCAATCATAAATTTTCAAcaaataatataaaaaaatattctTATTTGTCTCATATATAATTGTATGTTGTAGTGGCATTTTATAGTAAAGTTTTCAATGAGTCATCTCTCTTCCAAATATTtaatgttgtacttctttttTACTAGGTCCTATTGAATTTTTTTAGTAAGATTTTAAATAAGACATGAATATTCAAGAAGAATTGTTATGAATATTTGATGGATACCTAATTCTCTAAATTGTTGCTATTAAATAGACGAGTAACGACTCTTATTATTTAATAACTCTCGCTCTTAAATAGATGCGTTCTAATAAATTTTCTATACTAATGTTGAATTGATGGTTCAAGTGGAGGATTTTCAACAAGATCATTATGATAAAGTTTATTGATCATTAGTTATATTCTCGTCATCTATTTATATATCTTTCCCCATAAATAAGATTTTCACTAGGATTAGTCTTCAAAAAATATCACATCATAACTTCTAAAATTTTTTTGTCATCTAAATCCCACAATCTATAACCAAATTATTCATGACCATAACCTACAAACATACATTGTTTAGATCTTTTATCAAGCTTAAATATCTTATCTCTTGGAATGTAAACAAAAGCCTTACAACCAAATACACTCAGGTAACAATAAAAGGCTTCTTTTCTTGTCCATACTTTTTTTGTAACAATTGGATCATGAGAGGGTCTGGGGATCATTACATTGGGCTTTAGAAGCAACCAAATAAGTGAGAGAGATACCCCTATTAATCCAAAACCTTGGCGTTGAGTCTATGACTCTTCTCACTTATAAAATTTTCAACATTCACTTTTTCATCCGATGTAAGACTCATActcacacttaatacattaacAATCTCCCCCTAGAATGTGAGTCAATCCATTCTTATGGGTACATTCCCCCTCAAATTGAAGCCTTTCCATCCACATCTAATTGCACCATTGTTGGATGACCTTAACAAAATATGCCGCCTGAACACTATTGTCAGGAAGACTTTCGCTACAAAGAGCCCTAGTCGAACTAGGCTCTGATACTACTGTTGGGTCATGAGGGAGTCCCGAGATCATCAAATCGGGCTTTAGGCACACAAGTGAAAGAGACATTACATATTAATCCAAAACCTTAAGACATTGAGTCTACGAGTCTTCTCACTTATAAAATGATCAACATTCACTTTTTCATCTGATGTGAGACTCATACTCACACTTGATATACCAACAATAACATCACCATCAAGTTGATCTAGAAGAGAAATATTGATCAAATCCAATACAGTTTTGAGTGCATCACCCCAAAAGGCTTTTGTTAACTTTGTATGATAAAGCATGCACCTGATTCTATCATTAATCATACAATTTATTCTCTCTGTAATTCCACTATGTTGAGGTATCTTTGGAAAAATATTATCAAGATTGATTCCATGCTCTTTACTCTTAAAATGGACCTTTATATTCACCACCATTATCAACTCTGTCACATTTTAGCTTCCTTCATTTTTCTCTTTCAACACTTGCATGAAAGGGCTTGAAAACACATAGTATATGGTGTTTATATTTCAaaacatcataatcataaatAAGTAGACATCACTATAATAGACACCATGTAAAGAGTTGTGAGACTTTTCTCTTTTGCTACCACTAGTCACCCTTTGGTGATCTTACACAAGCCACCACTATCATAGTAAGTGTGATAACCATAAATATCCAAGGCTTTTACCGAAATCAAATTGAGACGAATATCATAAATATGCCTCACATTCTTCAATTGAAGCTTGAACCCAACACCAGTTTCAACCCATACAATTCCCATACCAACAATTTTAAAAATTCTCTCACTTCCCATTTTTACCATTCTACAAACACCAACAACAAAAGATAGGGGGAGAAATCATGCATAGAAGTAACATGGTATGAGGAACTTGATTCAATAATCCAAGTTGAATCTGACATGCAATGTTTAAAAAGTTATAATCATAAACAATGTAAATAACACTATCACGTGCAACTGTTGTCGTGTCTTTATCATTTTTCTTCTCATTGTCTTCATCTCTTTCCCTTAAATATTCTCTTTTGAGAAACATGCAATTTATTTATGAGTCTCACCTTTCCTCAATTGTagcatataatttcttttctaGTTCTTGATTTTGTTATATAATCCAAGTTGTGTAGCGCAAATCCAAAGTTAATTATGGTTTAAGGTTTATTACTTAGTATACAAGTTAGTTGTATATAAATAGATATATTTTGTAATTCAGTTTGTAAAAACACATTAAATTATAACAATCCTTATTcttcattctctctctctctctctctctctctctctctctctctctctctctctctctctctctctctctcttcactAAAAGTGCCTTAAgcactaacaaattggtatctagagcCCTGGTTAATTTCTTGATCGTGTTTTCAAGAATTACACATCGGTGACCGTGTTTCTAGGATCGTGGATTATTAATCAATCACTACAAAGATGAATGATACTAATGACATTCCGaattctcttccaattcttgacgGAAAAAATTGGAACCGATGAAGCAGATGAAGTCCTTGTTTGAATTTCATGAAACCCTAGAAGTGGTTAATAATGACGTTTCTAAGCTTGTTGAGAATGCAACCGATGCTCAGAGAGTCACGAATAAGGAGGCGAAGAAGAAAGAATGTAAGGCCGCATATTGAATTCAACAAACGGTAGATTTAGAGAATTTCAACAAGATCTCTCATGCTGAATTGGAAAATGAGGCATGTGATGTTCTTGCCAAGTACTATGAAGGAGGTGAGAAAGTAAAATTCGTCAAATTGCAGACTTTGCGGAGGAAGTATGAATTGCTGTaaatggaagaagatgaaaagattgcaAGCTATGTGTCGAAGGTGCGTAATCTCGTCCATCTCATGGAGGGTTGTGGTGAAACCATAACTGGTAACATGATAGTTGAGAAAGTAATACATATgttgacctctcactttgatcatattatcgtagctattcaagaatccaacaatcaTGAAACCCTAAAACTTGAAGATTTGGTTGGCTCGTTGGAGGCACATGATATTAGGATTGTCGAAAGAAAAGGGGTTCAAGATTCAATACAAGCACTGCAAACTCAGGCTTGGAATAAACATTGTGGTTCCAATAAGTTCAAAGGCAAAGGAGATAAGACTCAAAGCAAGAAGTCTTGGTTGAACCCTCAAAAGCATAAGGTCGGTGACAAGGCTTCTGAATCCTCGAAAAGAGGAGAAGGAAAATCCTATCAGAAATACAAAGAGAAAAAAGGTGTGCATTGTTATAACTGTGAAAAGTGGGGTCACTTGGCCAAGAATTGTTGGTACAATAAAGTCAAGGGAGTGACAAAAGGCAAGGAAGAAGGAGCGAACCTTGCACACCAAGATTCAGATGAATATGAAGATATGATGGTTATGGATATAGTTGCAGATGACTATGTCGACTCCAATATCTGGTTCCTCGACTCGGGTTGATCGAATCACATGACTGGTAGAAAAGTATAGTTAGAAGATTTCTACTCGtcgaagaagagcaaggtcaaaCTTGTTGATAATAGCTCGTTGCATGCAGAAGGTACTAGCGACATAGTTATTCAAAGGAGCAATGGAGGAAAAGCTATGATCAAATATGTACTTTATGCACTTGGAATGAAGTGCAATCTGCTAAGTGTTGAACAACTGGTCGAAAAAGATTTCTCAGTGATTATGAAAGATGGAACCTTGGAACTGTTCGACACTCAGAATAATTTGGTCTTGAAGTATCCTTTGTTGAAGAATAGGACATTCAAGACCATGATCAGTTCGATTGAAGAAAAATGTCTAAAAATTGTTGTCGACCATAAGCATAGTTGGTTGTGGTATTTGAGGTTTGGACATTTGAACTTTTGATCACACAATCAACTgattactcaagatatggtaatTGGTATACCAGGTCTTGAGATACCCGACAAACTTTGTGAAGGTTGCTTAGTCAGAAAGAAATCCATAAAATCTTTCGTTTCGACTATGCCAATGAGATCCTCTTGCATACTAGAAGTAGTAAATTAAGATATATGTGACCTTTTTTAGGATCATACCATTAGTGGAAACATCTATTTTGTCTCATTTTTCGATGAGTATAGTCGAAAGATTTGGATCTGTGTGATCAAGCGAAAGGACGAAGTATTTGcaatctttaagagattcaaaaTACTTGTCGAAAACCAAAGTGCAAAGAAGATCAAGGTTCTGCAAATAGATGGAGGTGGAGAATATACATCAAATATGTTTGAAGAGTTATGTTAAGGATATGGTATTGATCATGAGGTAACTGCTCCTTACACacctcaacataatggaataaCATAAAGAAGAAACATGACCATATTGGACATGGCGAGATGCATGCCGAAGAAGAAGAATTTGCCAAAATCCTTATGAGGTGAAGATGTTTTCACTGTTGTTTATATTCTGAACACGTTTCCTACCAAGAAGTTGAAGAACAAGGTTCCTAAAAAAGTGTGGAATGGAAAACGATCATTagtgagtcatctgaaggtgtttgcCTTTATTTGTTACAAGCATGTGATGACATGAATGAACCTATGATTCTGGTAGGATATCATAAAACTGGTGCATACAAGTTATTCAATCCAATTAATAAGAACATGATGAGTCGAGATATTATGATTGATGAAAATTCTGCCTGGGATTGGAATTCTAGTGAGGCAATTGACAAGCCTTTGATGAACTATGATTTCGACGAAGCAAGTAAGAATATCGAAGTCAAAGATATTGTCTATATTCCAGTCGAAGTCGAAGTAGTTGCTGACATGCCCGACACAATCAAAGTCGAAGATGGTGTAGCTAGTATTAGTCAAAGAGTTCATCCAGCAAGACTTTAAGACTATGAAGCGAATGGTGATGATAAAGTCACATCAGATGGAGAATTAGTTCATTTTTACTTACTTGCAGGTGTTGAACCAATCAACTATAGTGAAGCCTTAAACGACCAATAGTGGAAGTCAGCTATGGTCGAAGAGTTACAAGCAATAGAAAGAAACAACACATGGGAGTTTGTCGAATTGCCGACACATACAAAATCTATCAAAGTGAAGTGGGTGTTCAAGCTGAAGCACAATGTTAATGGGTCGATAATAAGACATAATGAAAGATTGGTATCTCGAGGATTTCTTTAACTGTTGACATTACCAACTTCCCTTTCACATCTAA includes:
- the LOC127076147 gene encoding uncharacterized protein LOC127076147 isoform X2; its protein translation is MELDLRSFLPDDIDADVHVTHHRTVDEILNDCDSSSSSSSPSPPSSPSHHLPLPHNNKPTQFPQPVPVSISRVKPDKPPRPFSSLFGRVTPNAKPGAALAAAAAASRSVPTPHAAAIISRRKSSQSIRTESDDSDKGSDLGEKIESVERKIESSESVSSVGDEGEIAAIEVNGADIQVKDDSRVVSGEKSDLDECSVSPSLNDVENGHDHDHDQGLNLSYTPFDVADNDNDDGFGEKTSLDYKGVEETEEEIVNGVGVGVGVGVSVSDGSIGGIENEVSGGGDDDDGGGGDDDGSSIGDVFELVEETLEELESVNLKKKKSESLKKPLDLAEELEKKNASTGLHLEEGAAAQPMRLEGVRRGSITLGYFDVDADNAITRAISSHTFRRDHGSAQVLVVHTNFIAVGMTKGLIVLVPSKYSIHHADNTDGKMLMLGIQGDRSHAPVTSMSFNQQGDLLLAGYGDGHVTLWDTQKGVVVKVISGEHTAPVVHAFFLGQDPQNTRQFKAVTGDCKGLVLLHHISVVVLINRFNFKTQCLLDGQRTGLVLSASPLLLDEFGGGASSYSQGNTTVSTSSISSMVGGVVGGDAGWKLFNEASSLAEEGVVVFVTHQTALVVRLSPSLEVYAQLSRPNGIREGSMPYTAWKHMPQTCSSTEAVERVSLLAIAWERKVQVARLVKSELKVYGEWSLDSAAIGLAWLDDQMLVVLTSTGQLNLFAKDGTVIHQTSFGVIHQTNFGVDGIGGEELLSYHTHFINIYGNPEKAYHNSIAVRGTSVYVLGPTHLVVSRLLPWKERILVLRKAGDWMGALNMAMTLYDGHAHGVVDLPRTLDAIHEAIMPFLEELLTSYVDEVFSYISVAFCNQIGKPDQSNDSNSRSNPVHSEIKEQYTRVGGVAVEFCCHIKRTDILFDKIFSKFVDVHVQQRETFLELLEPYILKDMLGSLPPEIMQELVEYYSTKGWLQRVEQCVLHMDISSLDFNQVVRLCREHGLYSALVYLFNKGLDDFRAPLEELFAVLQNSQKENAKALGYRMLVYLKYCFIGLAFPPGHGTIPPTRLPSLRKELVEFLLEDSSAMRSRTASDSVSKQPYLNLYLLLELDTEATLDVLRCALMEDKISNSSSSSLDSADKAIDEETKENNNVTETENILVQNTVDALIQITDMNVAPSDTTSSSGDDRLTKEWLSNGKGCLFEFIAYYVARQRAKVSKGMLCRILEYLTLDNHFLANVSSHSSTPKNREKQVLALLEVVPESDWDVPFLLDLCESAKYYQVCGLIHSIRHEYVAALDSYMKDVDEPVHAFSFINKAFSQLIGNDHAAIRSAVLSRIPELVELSREGAFHIVTRHFTDESSHIITKLQSHPRSLFLYLKTLIELHLFGTLDLSNLTKDVITDPLNGKQDKDLPQGIHDYLENISDFPKYMRENPSHVPDDLIELYLERLCQYERGSVLKFLEMFDSYRVEHCLHLCQEYGIVDAAAFLLERVGDVGSALSLTLSDLNDKFVELDAAVEAVVLNHPKLDSSHMEVFNTVLRTKEVNVMYDLLHACIGLCQRNTPRLNPEESEAHWFTLLDSFCDPLMDSYVEERAHERKNYFGVLAGSADSQLDKDTYKSSWKISKSRNGDLLRKLLSQFIKEIVEGMIGYVHLPAIMSKLLSDNGSQEFGYFKLTILGMLGTYGFERRILDAAKSLIEDDTFYTMSLLKKGASHGFAPKSSVCCICNCLLTKNSVTTGIRIFNCGHAIHLHCEASEVESSSKGSSSGCPVCMPNQKPQKSRNKSIVTENGLVNRFSPRHQHPPYGSTIHHHDSDLSENMYGGQQQISRFEILSSLQKNQRFMQFENLPPLRLAPPAVYHEKVSKVAHYQTGESSNSSAIIEKNSRHKQNRELRVRGSSIRFPLKSSFFGKEKTNKR